Proteins from one Nomia melanderi isolate GNS246 chromosome 3, iyNomMela1, whole genome shotgun sequence genomic window:
- the LOC116434053 gene encoding uncharacterized protein LOC116434053 gives MVALLSLLRSDYKQHQTGKKGGRGSASAGSRGGSVVVAGRRVSSNAGDSNSYDSGTDNNPRTASTREVVFPDSFEVLPQPRDLSVVYMGVPHEQQRKFRCRFCGKGYRWKSTMRRHEMVECGGKPPAFQCPECPYKARQRGNLTVHYKRHHQKIGYDEGA, from the coding sequence ATGGTTGCGTTGCTGTCGTTGCTGCGGTCCGATTACAAACAACATCAGACGGGGAAGAAGGGTGGACGCGGATCGGCGAGCGCCGGGTCCAGAGGCGGAAGCGTGGTCGTCGCGGGTCGCCGGGTTAGCAGCAACGCTGGAGACAGCAACAGCTATGACAGCGGGACGGATAACAACCCGCGGACAGCGTCCACCCGCGAGGTCGTGTTCCCGGACTCGTTCGAGGTGCTGCCGCAGCCTAGGGACCTGAGCGTGGTCTACATGGGCGTGCCCCACGAGCAACAACGGAAGTTCAGGTGTCGCTTCTGCGGGAAAGGCTACCGATGGAAGAGCACGATGCGACGCCACGAGATGGTCGAGTGCGGCGGCAAGCCGCCAGCCTTTCAGTGCCCTGAGTGCCCGTACAAGGCCAGGCAAAGGGGAAACCTGACCGTCCACTACAAACGACACCATCAGAAAATCGGCTATGACGAGGGCGCCTAA